The following proteins are encoded in a genomic region of Nomascus leucogenys isolate Asia chromosome 17, Asia_NLE_v1, whole genome shotgun sequence:
- the LRFN1 gene encoding leucine-rich repeat and fibronectin type III domain-containing protein 1 isoform X2 yields the protein MAPGPFSSVLFSPPPAALPFLLLLWAGASRGQPCPGRCICQNVAPTLTMLCAKTGLLFVPPAIDRRVVELRLTDNFIAAVRRRDFANMTSLVHLTLSRNTIGQVAAGAFADLRALRALHLDSNRLAEVRGDQLRGLGNLRHLILGNNQIRRVESAAFDAFLSTVEDLDLSYNNLEALPWEAVGQMVNLNTLTLDHNLIDHIAEGTFVQLHKLVRLDMTSNRLHKLPPDGLFLRSQGTGPKPPTPLTVSFGGNPLHCNCELLWLRRLTREDDLETCATPEHLTDRYFWSIPEEEFLCEPPLITRQAGGRALVVEGQAVSLRCRAVGDPEPVVHWVAPDGRLLGNSSRTRVRGDGTLDVTITTLRDSGTFTCIASNAAGEATAPVEVCVVPLPLMAPPPAAPPPLTEPGSSDIATPGRPGANDSAAERRLVAAELTSNSVLIRWPAQRPVPGIRMYQVQYNSSVDDSLVYRMIPSTSQTFLVNDLAAGRAYDLCVLAVYDDGATALPATRVVGCVQFTTAGDPAPCRPLRAHFLGGTMIIAIGGVIVASVLVFIVLLMIRYKVYGDGDSRRVKGSRSPPRVSHVCSQTNGAGTGAAQAPALPAQDRYEALREVESQAAPAVAVEAKAMAAETASAEPEAVLGRSLGGSATSLCLLPSEETSGEESRAAVGPRRSRSGALEPPTSAPPTLALVPGGAAARPRPQQRYSFDGDYGALFQSHSYPRRARRTKRHRSTPHLDGAGGGAAGEDGDLGLSSARARLAFTSTEWMLESTV from the exons ATGGCTCCAGGACCCTTCTCCTCGGTCCTCTTCTCGCCGCCGCCCGCTGCCCTGCCCTTTCTGCTGCTGCTCTGGGCGGGGGCATCTCGTGGCCAGCCCTGCCCCGGCCGCTGCATCTGCCAGAACGTGGCGCCCACATTGACCATGCTGTGCGCCAAAACCGGCTTGCTCTTTGTGCCGCCCGCCATCGACCGGCGCGTGGTGGAGCTGCGGCTCACCGACAACTTCATCGCGGCCGTGCGCCGCCGAGACTTCGCCAACATGACCAGCCTGGTGCACCTCACTCTCTCCCGGAACACCATCGGCCAGGTGGCAGCTGGTGCCTTCGCCGACCTGCGTGCCCTCCGGGCCCTGCACCTGGACAGCAACCGCCTGGCGGAGGTGCGCGGCGACCAGCTCCGCGGTCTgggcaacctccgccacctgatCCTTGGAAACAACCAGATCCGCCGGGTGGAGTCGGCGGCCTTCGATGCCTTCCTGTCCACCGTGGAGGACCTGGATCTGTCCTACAACAACCTAGAGGCCCTGCCGTGGGAGGCGGTGGGCCAGATGGTGAACCTAAACACCCTCACGCTGGACCACAACCTCATCGACCACATCGCTGAGGGGACCTTCGTGCAACTTCACAAGCTGGTCCGCCTGGACATGACCTCCAACCGCCTGCATAAACTCCCGCCCGACGGGCTCTTCCTGAGGTCGCAGGGCACCGGGCCCAAGCCGCCCACCCCGCTGACCGTCAGCTTCGGCGGCAACCCCCTGCACTGCAACTGCGAGCTGCTCTGGCTGCGGCGGCTGACCCGCGAGGACGACTTAGAGACCTGCGCCACGCCCGAACACCTCACCGACCGCTACTTCTGGTCCATCCCCGAGGAGGAGTTCCTGTGTGAGCCCCCGCTGATCACACGGCAGGCGGGGGGCCGGGCCCTGGTGGTGGAAGGCCAGGCGGTGAGCCTGCGCTGCCGAGCGGTGGGTGACCCCGAGCCGGTGGTGCACTGGGTGGCACCTGATGGGCGGCTGCTGGGGAACTCCAGCCGGACCCGGGTCCGGGGGGACGGGACGCTGGATGTGACCATCACCACCTTGAGGGACAGTGGCACCTTCACTTGTATCGCCTCCAATGCCGCTGGGGAAGCGACGGCGCCCGTGGAGGTGTGCGTGGTACCTCTGCCTCTGATGGCACCCCCGCCGGCTGCCCCGCCACCTCTCACCGAGCCCGGCTCCTCTGACATCGCCACGCCGGGCAGACCAGGTGCCAACGATTCTGCGGCTGAGCGTCGGCTCGTGGCAGCCGAGCTCACCTCGAACTCCGTGCTCATCCGCTGGCCAGCCCAGAGGCCTGTGCCCGGAATACGCATGTACCAGGTTCAGTACAACAGTTCCGTTGATGACTCCCTCGTCTACAG GATGATCCCGTCCACCAGTCAGACCTTCCTGGTGAATGACCTGGCGGCGGGCCGTGCCTACGACTTGTGCGTGCTGGCTGTCTACGACGACGGGGCCACCGCGCTGCCGGCAACGCGAGTGGTGGGCTGTGTGCAGTTCACCACCGCTGGGGATCCGGCGCCCTGCCGCCCGCTGAGGGCCCATTTCTTGGGCGGCACCATGATCATCGCCATCGGGGGCGTCATCGTCGCCTCGGTCCTCGTCTTCATCGTTCTGCTCATGATCCGCTACAAGGTGTATGGCGACGGGGACAGCCGCCGCGTCAAGGGCTCCAGGTCGCCCCCGCGGGTCAGCCACGTGTGCTCGCAGACCAACGGCGCAGGCACAGGCGCGGCACAGGCCCCGGCCCTGCCAGCCCAGGACCGCTACGAGGCGCTGCGCGAGGTGGAGTCCCAGGCTGCCCCCGCTGTCGCCGTCGAGGCCAAGGCCATGGCGGCCGAGACGGCATCCGCGGAGCCGGAGGCGGTCCTTGGACGTTCTCTGGGCGGCTCGGCCACCTCGCTGTGCCTGCTGCCATCCGAGGAAACTTCCGGGGAGGAGTCTCGGGCCGCGGTGGGCCCTCGAAGGAGCCGATCCGGCGCCCTGGAGCCACCAACCTCGGCGCCCCCTACTCTAGCTCTGGTTCCTGGGGGAGCCGCGGCCCGGCCGAGGCCGCAGCAGCGCTATTCGTTCGACGGGGACTACGGGGCACTATTCCAGAGCCACAGTTACCCGCGCCGCGCCCGGCGGACAAAGCGCCACCGGTCCACGCCGCACCTGGACGGGGCTGGAGGGGGCGCGGCCGGGGAGGATGGAGACCTGGGGCTGAGCTCCGCCAGGGCGCGCCTGGCCTTCACCAGCACCGAGTGGATGCTGGAGAGTACCGTGTGA
- the GMFG gene encoding glia maturation factor gamma isoform X1 translates to MSDSLVVCEVDPELTEKLRKFRFRKETDNAAIIMKVDKDRQMVVLEEEFQNISPEELKMELPERQPRFVVYSYKYVHDDGRVSYPLCFIFSSPVGCKPEQQMMYAGSKNRLVQTAELTKVFEIRTTDDLTEAWLQEKLSFFR, encoded by the exons ATG TCTGACTCCCTGGTGGTGTGCGAGGTAGACCCAGAGCTAACAGAAAAGCTGAGGAAATTCCGCTTCCGAAAAGAGACAGACAATGCAGCCATCATAA TGAAGGTGGACAAAGACCGGCAAATGGTGGTGTTGGAGGAAGAATTTCag aACATTTCCCCAGAGGAGCTCAAAATGGAGTTGCCGGAGAGACAGCCCAG GTTCGTGGTTTACAGCTACAAGTACGTGCATGACGATGGCCGAGTGTCCTACCCTTTGTGTTTCATCTTCTCCAGCCCTGTGG GCTGCAAGCCAGAACAACAGATGATGTATGCAGGGAGTAAAAACAGGCTGGTGCAGACAGCAGAGCTCACAAAG GTGTTTGAAATCCGCACCACTGATGACCTCACCGAGGCCTGGCTCCAAGAAAAGTTGTCTTTCTTTCGTTGA
- the GMFG gene encoding glia maturation factor gamma isoform X2, translating into MSDSLVVCEVDPELTEKLRKFRFRKETDNAAIIMKVDKDRQMVVLEEEFQNISPEELKMELPERQPRFVVYSYKYVHDDGRVSYPLCFIFSSPVGCKPEQQMMYAGSKNRLVQTAELTKVFEIRTTDDLTEAWLQEKLSFFR; encoded by the exons TCTGACTCCCTGGTGGTGTGCGAGGTAGACCCAGAGCTAACAGAAAAGCTGAGGAAATTCCGCTTCCGAAAAGAGACAGACAATGCAGCCATCATAA TGAAGGTGGACAAAGACCGGCAAATGGTGGTGTTGGAGGAAGAATTTCag aACATTTCCCCAGAGGAGCTCAAAATGGAGTTGCCGGAGAGACAGCCCAG GTTCGTGGTTTACAGCTACAAGTACGTGCATGACGATGGCCGAGTGTCCTACCCTTTGTGTTTCATCTTCTCCAGCCCTGTGG GCTGCAAGCCAGAACAACAGATGATGTATGCAGGGAGTAAAAACAGGCTGGTGCAGACAGCAGAGCTCACAAAG GTGTTTGAAATCCGCACCACTGATGACCTCACCGAGGCCTGGCTCCAAGAAAAGTTGTCTTTCTTTCGTTGA
- the IFNL1 gene encoding interferon lambda-1, which produces MAAAWTVVLVTLVLGLAVAGPVPTSKPTTTGKGCHIGRFKSLSPQELASFKKARDALEESLKLKNWSCSSPVFPGNWDLRLLQVRERPVALEAELALTLKVLEAAAGPALEDVLDQPLHTLDHILSQLQACIQAQPTAGPKPRGRLHHWLHRLQEAPKKESPGCLEASVTFNLFRLLTRDLKCVANGDLCLRTSTHPEST; this is translated from the exons ATGGCTGCAGCTTGGACCGTGGTGCTGGTGACTTTGGTGCTAGGCTTGGCCGTGGCAGGCCCTGTCCCCACTTCCAAGCCCACCACAACTGGGAAGGGCTGCCACATTGGCAGGTTCAAATCTCTGTCACCACAGGAGCTAGCGAGCTTCAAGAAGGCCAGGGACGCCTTG GAAGAGTCACTCAAGCTGAAAAACTGGAGTTGCAGCTCTCCTGTCTTCCCTGGGAATTGGGACCTGAGGCTTCTCCAG GTGAGGGAGCGCCCTGTGGCCTTGGAGGCTGAGCTGGCCCTGACGCTGAAGGTCCTGGAGGCCGCTGCTGGCCCAGCCCTGGAGGACGTCCTGGACCAGCCCCTTCACACCCTGGACCACATCCTCTCCCAGCTCCAGGCCTGT ATCCAGGCTCAGCCCACGGCAGGGCCCAAGCCCCGGGGCCGCCTCCACCACTGGCTGCACCGGCTCCAGGAGGCCCCAAAAAAG GAGTCCCCTGGCTGCCTGGAGGCATCTGTCACCTTCAACCTCTTCCGCCTCCTCACGCGAGACCTCAAATGTGTGGCCAATGGGGACCTGTGTCTGAGAACGTCAACCCACCCCGAGTCCACCTGA
- the LRFN1 gene encoding leucine-rich repeat and fibronectin type III domain-containing protein 1 isoform X1, producing the protein MAAKSHAWVTGSFPGRSHLPPLLPSHCTMAPGPFSSVLFSPPPAALPFLLLLWAGASRGQPCPGRCICQNVAPTLTMLCAKTGLLFVPPAIDRRVVELRLTDNFIAAVRRRDFANMTSLVHLTLSRNTIGQVAAGAFADLRALRALHLDSNRLAEVRGDQLRGLGNLRHLILGNNQIRRVESAAFDAFLSTVEDLDLSYNNLEALPWEAVGQMVNLNTLTLDHNLIDHIAEGTFVQLHKLVRLDMTSNRLHKLPPDGLFLRSQGTGPKPPTPLTVSFGGNPLHCNCELLWLRRLTREDDLETCATPEHLTDRYFWSIPEEEFLCEPPLITRQAGGRALVVEGQAVSLRCRAVGDPEPVVHWVAPDGRLLGNSSRTRVRGDGTLDVTITTLRDSGTFTCIASNAAGEATAPVEVCVVPLPLMAPPPAAPPPLTEPGSSDIATPGRPGANDSAAERRLVAAELTSNSVLIRWPAQRPVPGIRMYQVQYNSSVDDSLVYRMIPSTSQTFLVNDLAAGRAYDLCVLAVYDDGATALPATRVVGCVQFTTAGDPAPCRPLRAHFLGGTMIIAIGGVIVASVLVFIVLLMIRYKVYGDGDSRRVKGSRSPPRVSHVCSQTNGAGTGAAQAPALPAQDRYEALREVESQAAPAVAVEAKAMAAETASAEPEAVLGRSLGGSATSLCLLPSEETSGEESRAAVGPRRSRSGALEPPTSAPPTLALVPGGAAARPRPQQRYSFDGDYGALFQSHSYPRRARRTKRHRSTPHLDGAGGGAAGEDGDLGLSSARARLAFTSTEWMLESTV; encoded by the exons ATGGCGGCCAAGTCCCACGCCTGGGTAACCGGCTCCTTCCCCGGCAGGTctcacctcccacccctcctGCCTTCCCACTGCACCATGGCTCCAGGACCCTTCTCCTCGGTCCTCTTCTCGCCGCCGCCCGCTGCCCTGCCCTTTCTGCTGCTGCTCTGGGCGGGGGCATCTCGTGGCCAGCCCTGCCCCGGCCGCTGCATCTGCCAGAACGTGGCGCCCACATTGACCATGCTGTGCGCCAAAACCGGCTTGCTCTTTGTGCCGCCCGCCATCGACCGGCGCGTGGTGGAGCTGCGGCTCACCGACAACTTCATCGCGGCCGTGCGCCGCCGAGACTTCGCCAACATGACCAGCCTGGTGCACCTCACTCTCTCCCGGAACACCATCGGCCAGGTGGCAGCTGGTGCCTTCGCCGACCTGCGTGCCCTCCGGGCCCTGCACCTGGACAGCAACCGCCTGGCGGAGGTGCGCGGCGACCAGCTCCGCGGTCTgggcaacctccgccacctgatCCTTGGAAACAACCAGATCCGCCGGGTGGAGTCGGCGGCCTTCGATGCCTTCCTGTCCACCGTGGAGGACCTGGATCTGTCCTACAACAACCTAGAGGCCCTGCCGTGGGAGGCGGTGGGCCAGATGGTGAACCTAAACACCCTCACGCTGGACCACAACCTCATCGACCACATCGCTGAGGGGACCTTCGTGCAACTTCACAAGCTGGTCCGCCTGGACATGACCTCCAACCGCCTGCATAAACTCCCGCCCGACGGGCTCTTCCTGAGGTCGCAGGGCACCGGGCCCAAGCCGCCCACCCCGCTGACCGTCAGCTTCGGCGGCAACCCCCTGCACTGCAACTGCGAGCTGCTCTGGCTGCGGCGGCTGACCCGCGAGGACGACTTAGAGACCTGCGCCACGCCCGAACACCTCACCGACCGCTACTTCTGGTCCATCCCCGAGGAGGAGTTCCTGTGTGAGCCCCCGCTGATCACACGGCAGGCGGGGGGCCGGGCCCTGGTGGTGGAAGGCCAGGCGGTGAGCCTGCGCTGCCGAGCGGTGGGTGACCCCGAGCCGGTGGTGCACTGGGTGGCACCTGATGGGCGGCTGCTGGGGAACTCCAGCCGGACCCGGGTCCGGGGGGACGGGACGCTGGATGTGACCATCACCACCTTGAGGGACAGTGGCACCTTCACTTGTATCGCCTCCAATGCCGCTGGGGAAGCGACGGCGCCCGTGGAGGTGTGCGTGGTACCTCTGCCTCTGATGGCACCCCCGCCGGCTGCCCCGCCACCTCTCACCGAGCCCGGCTCCTCTGACATCGCCACGCCGGGCAGACCAGGTGCCAACGATTCTGCGGCTGAGCGTCGGCTCGTGGCAGCCGAGCTCACCTCGAACTCCGTGCTCATCCGCTGGCCAGCCCAGAGGCCTGTGCCCGGAATACGCATGTACCAGGTTCAGTACAACAGTTCCGTTGATGACTCCCTCGTCTACAG GATGATCCCGTCCACCAGTCAGACCTTCCTGGTGAATGACCTGGCGGCGGGCCGTGCCTACGACTTGTGCGTGCTGGCTGTCTACGACGACGGGGCCACCGCGCTGCCGGCAACGCGAGTGGTGGGCTGTGTGCAGTTCACCACCGCTGGGGATCCGGCGCCCTGCCGCCCGCTGAGGGCCCATTTCTTGGGCGGCACCATGATCATCGCCATCGGGGGCGTCATCGTCGCCTCGGTCCTCGTCTTCATCGTTCTGCTCATGATCCGCTACAAGGTGTATGGCGACGGGGACAGCCGCCGCGTCAAGGGCTCCAGGTCGCCCCCGCGGGTCAGCCACGTGTGCTCGCAGACCAACGGCGCAGGCACAGGCGCGGCACAGGCCCCGGCCCTGCCAGCCCAGGACCGCTACGAGGCGCTGCGCGAGGTGGAGTCCCAGGCTGCCCCCGCTGTCGCCGTCGAGGCCAAGGCCATGGCGGCCGAGACGGCATCCGCGGAGCCGGAGGCGGTCCTTGGACGTTCTCTGGGCGGCTCGGCCACCTCGCTGTGCCTGCTGCCATCCGAGGAAACTTCCGGGGAGGAGTCTCGGGCCGCGGTGGGCCCTCGAAGGAGCCGATCCGGCGCCCTGGAGCCACCAACCTCGGCGCCCCCTACTCTAGCTCTGGTTCCTGGGGGAGCCGCGGCCCGGCCGAGGCCGCAGCAGCGCTATTCGTTCGACGGGGACTACGGGGCACTATTCCAGAGCCACAGTTACCCGCGCCGCGCCCGGCGGACAAAGCGCCACCGGTCCACGCCGCACCTGGACGGGGCTGGAGGGGGCGCGGCCGGGGAGGATGGAGACCTGGGGCTGAGCTCCGCCAGGGCGCGCCTGGCCTTCACCAGCACCGAGTGGATGCTGGAGAGTACCGTGTGA